Below is a window of Methanothermobacter thermautotrophicus DNA.
AGGTTGAAGATGACAGTGAGGGAATTGAGACCATAAGGCGTTTCGGGGAAAACGTTGCTGAACTCATAAAGAGGATAAATGGCGGTTCTTAAAATGAGGATAGCACTGGCCTCCTCCAGCGGGGAGGAGGTTGACCTCCATTTTGGGAGGGCCTCCCGGTTCCTCGTGTATGAGTACACTGAAGGTGAACCAAGATTCCTGGAGAGCCGGACCGTTGACATCTCTGAAACCGGTAAGCATCAGTGGATGAAGGCCCTTGATGCCATAAGAGACTGTGATGTTGTAATAGCTGTACAGGCCGGCCTCAAGGGTAAGATCGGGATTGAAGATGCAGGTATAAAATTTGTGGCCGATGAGGGCCCGGTTGAGGAGGTGCTTGACAGGTGGATCAGACACACTGAATTCATGAAGTCACTGTAAATCCCCGCCAAAACTGCAGATGGGACCTGATAAAGAGCTGGACCGCCGCATGAATCAATCCATGATCAGATCCCTGGGCCACCATCACCCACCCATGTCAAGATTTAAATACTCCCTTACCATAATTATAGAGTATTCCATACTGGCGGTGTATGTAACTCTAGATCATGGTTAACCAGTTAATAATGAATTTTTTGAATTTATGTTAAATCCAGCTGTTTTTACGGTGTTAAAGATTAAGGTGATATAATGGCAAAGGCTCGAAGAAGGAGAGTACGTGATACATGGAAGGAAAAGAAATGGTATGTGATAAAGAGTCCTAAAATGTTTGGAGAGAACGAGATAGGAACAACACCCTCAAGGGACCCTGACTTCCTCCTCAAGAGGAGGGTTGAAGCCACCATGAGGGAACTGACCGGAGACTTCTCAAAGCAGTACGTTAAGCTGAAGTTCCAGATAGACAATGTCGCCGGCAGTGAGGCCACGACCAGATTCATAGGCCACCAGGTTACAACAGACTACGTCCGGAGCATGATACGCAGGGGTACAAGCAGGATAGATGCCCCCGTCATAGTTGAAACAAAGGATGGTTACAAACTTAAGGTCCATCCGCTGGCCATAACAATCAGGAGGGCGAAGTCCTCACAGCAGAAATACATGAGGCAGAGCATAGAGGAACACCTGAAGGAAATCGCCTCAGAGAAGACCTTCGAGGAACTCGTGGAGGGTATTGTAACAGGAAAAATCGCCTCAGAGATATACCACCAGGCCAAGAAGATCTACCCCCTCAAGAGGGTTGAAATAATAAAGAGCAGGGTTCTGGAGGAACCAGCCTAATTAAGGGATCGGGACCCCCATGACAGACCTCAACATTGGATACGTACTCCTGTGCGTGTTCATTGGATTCTTAACCTACTATAGAGGTGCCCTTGATGTATGGGGATCCCTTTTCATGATCCTTATGGGTCTTCTCATAATATTATCAGCCGGTTTTAACTGGCTCCTTCTTATTTTTATTTTCCTGGTTCTTGGCCTCCTGTCAACAAAGTACAGACATGGATACAAGAAGCAGCTCGGTGTCTTTGAGGGAACAAGAAGCGCCAAGAACGTCATATCAAATGGAATAGTTCCCTTCATAATGGCTGCCTTTGGATACTATGACGGTTTTGTTGGAGGCTTCATAGGATCCGTTGCAACCGCCACCGCAGATACCATGGCGAGTGAAATCGGGGTTCTCCAGACCCCGCGCCTCATAACTACACTTAGGAGGGTGGAGCCGGGGACTGATGGAGGGATATCATCTCTTGGAACCGCTGCAGGTATAGCTGGAGCGGGCATAATCGGTTTATCAGCATTTTTACTTGGCGTGTGCCCTGATCCACTCAAATCGATGAAAATAGCTGTGATTGCAGGGACCGTGGGTTGTTTCATGGACAGTCTCCTGGGTGCCGTCCTTGAAAGGAGGAGGTACCTCACCAATGAACATGTGAACCTCCTGGCAACAGTTACAGGGGCAGTTATAGGAATTATTTTAGCATAGAGATCCATAAATCTAGGAAGGTGGGTTAATCATGAAAGGGGTAATAATGATAATAGATGGGATGGCTGACCGCCCCCTTGAGAAACTCTCAGGCAGAACACCACTGGAGGCCGCCAGCACCCCCAATATGGACAGGATAGCAGAATCAGGTATCAACGGGATAATGGACCCAATAAAACCTGGTGTAAGGGCAGGAAGCGACACATCGCACCTTTCTATCCTGGGATATGATCCATACAGGGTTTACACTGGACGGGGGCCATTTGAGGCGGCGGGTGTTGGCCTTGATGTGAAGCCCGGGGACATTGCATTCAGATGCAACTTCGCAACTGCAGACGATGATATGATAATAACCGACAGGAGGGCCGGCCGTATAAGGTCACGGACCTCCAGCATAGCCCGCGCCATAAATTCTATGACCATCGAGGGCTTCGAGGACGTTGAAATAATATTCAGGGAATCAACAGGCCACAGGGCCGTTCTGGTGCTGAGGGGACCCGGACTCGGAGATAAGGTCTCCGATGCAGACCCCAAGGTTGAGGGAAAACCTCCAAAGGAAATAAAGGCACTCGATGGATCCCCGGAATCCCAGAAGACCGCTGAGGTCCTCAACAGGATTGTTAAGGAATCCCATGAAATACTCAGGGACCACCCTGTCAACATCGATAGAATCGAAAGGGGTGAAGCCCCTGCGAACATAATACTCCCCAGGGGTGCAGGTGCCGTCCCCCACGTCGAGAAATTCCATGAGCGCTACGGTCTGAATGCGGCATGTATAGCTGAAACAGGGCTCATAAAGGGTATAGGGCATCTCACAGGCATGGATGTGATAGATGTTGAGGGTGCCACCGGTGGAATAGACACAGACCTTGAGAGCATAAAGAATGCCATATCCAGTACACTTGCCGCTGACTATGACTTCCTCCTCATAAATATCGATGGAGCTGATGAGGCTGGACACGACGGCGACCTTGAGGGAAAGGTCCGCTTCATTGAGAGGGTTGACTCCATCCTCGGGGATCTTATAGATGATGATGTCTACTTCATACTGACGGCGGACCACTCAACACCTGTATCGGTCATGGACCATACAGGTGACCCTGTGCCCATCACCATAAGCGGGCCGGAGGTCCGTGTTGATGACGTCACTTCCTTCGGTGAGAGGGCCGCTGCAGGTGGCGGTCTGTGCAGGATAAGGGGATCCGATGTCATGGACATACTCCTTGACCTCATGAACAAAAAGGAAAAATTCGGGGCTTAAGATGAAGGATAAAAAACCGCGACTCTTCGGTACATCAGGTATAAGGGGCCGCTTCGGAGAGAAGGTCACACTGGAACTTGCAGTTGACACAGGGAGGGCCCTGGCAACCCACCTCGGTGGTGAGGGGGAGGTCGTTGTGGGCTACGATACAAGGACCTCCAGTCAGCTCCTGGAGAACGCCGTGACCGCCGGCATAATTGAATGTGGCTGTGATGTTACACGCCTCGGGATGGTCCCCACACCCCTCGTGGGTTACGCAGCATCCAGGCTGGGTGCAGATGCAGGTGTGATGATAACTGCATCCCATAACCCCGCCCCCTACAACGGTATAAAGCTGTGGAACCCTGACGGGATGGCCTACAGCCCATCACAGGAGAGGATAATAGAGGCCATAATACACAGCAGGGACTTCAAAAGGAAGGGCTGGGATGAACTGGGTTCAATATCCTCAATAGATATCAGGGATGAGTATGTCAGGGAGGTCCTTGAAACCGTGGAGATTAAAAAACCCCTAAAGGTCGTCATTGACTCTGGATGTGGAGCAGCATCCCATCTCTCGCCCCTCATATTCAGAAAGGCAGGGTGCAGGGTTATAACACTTAACTCCCAGCCTGATGGGTTCTTCCCTGGCCGGGACCCTGAACCGGTCCCTGAGAATCTTTCTGAGTTGATGGATGCTGTGAGGTCAACAGGGGCTGATCTGGGGATAGCCCACGATGGTGACGCTGACAGGATGGTTGCAATTGATGACAAGGGGAGATTCGCAAGCTTCGATAAGCTCCTGGCCCTCATGGCAAGGGAGATTGGAGGTAAGATAATAACCACGGTTGATGCGTCCCTCTGTGTTGATGAATGCCTCGGGGACTGCGGTGAGGTCATAAGGACCCGTGTGGGTGATGTGCATGTGGCCAGCGCCATTGCAGAGGAGGGGGCCAGATTTGGAGGGGAGCCCTCAGGTACCTGGCTGCACCCTGATTTCTGCATGTGCCCCGACGGTATACTGTCAGCCCTCCGGGTGGCAGAACTTGTAGCCTCAAGGGGACCCCTCTCAGAGCTGCTTGAGGAGGTTCCCTCCTACCCGAACATGAGGGACAAGGTCCCCTGCCCCGATGGAAAGAAGGAAAGCGTAATGGAGAGGGTGGCCGCCGGGCTCAGTGACCAGTTCAGGGAAACCTCGGATGTTAACACCATTGACGGCGTCAGGATATCCATGGATGATGGGAGCTGGGTGCTTGTGAGGCCATCAGGGACAGAGCCCTACATCAGGATCACCCTTGAGGGAAAGACAGAGGAAAAAGCCAGGTATATACATGAAAGGACCCGCAGTTACCTTGAAAACCTAATAGGGTGATGATATGCAGGCCGTTATTCTAACAGCAGGTGAGGGGACCAGGATGCGACCCCTCACCCTTACAAGACCCAAGACGATGCTGCCGGTTGCAGGTAAACCCATACTCCAGTACAGTGTGGACGCCCTCAGGGATAGCGGTGTCCATGATATTGTGATGATAACAGGTTACCATGAGGAGGCCGTTAAGGATCATTTTGGCGACGGATCTGGATTCGGAGTCAATATAACCTACATCAGACAGGAGGAACGCCTTGGGACAGCCCATGCCATAGGTCACGCCTCTGAGCTTATAGATGATGAATTCATTGTACTTAACGGGGACATCATAACGGATCCCGGCCT
It encodes the following:
- a CDS encoding TIGR00297 family protein encodes the protein MTDLNIGYVLLCVFIGFLTYYRGALDVWGSLFMILMGLLIILSAGFNWLLLIFIFLVLGLLSTKYRHGYKKQLGVFEGTRSAKNVISNGIVPFIMAAFGYYDGFVGGFIGSVATATADTMASEIGVLQTPRLITTLRRVEPGTDGGISSLGTAAGIAGAGIIGLSAFLLGVCPDPLKSMKIAVIAGTVGCFMDSLLGAVLERRRYLTNEHVNLLATVTGAVIGIILA
- a CDS encoding NifB/NifX family molybdenum-iron cluster-binding protein, producing MAVLKMRIALASSSGEEVDLHFGRASRFLVYEYTEGEPRFLESRTVDISETGKHQWMKALDAIRDCDVVIAVQAGLKGKIGIEDAGIKFVADEGPVEEVLDRWIRHTEFMKSL
- a CDS encoding 30S ribosomal protein S3ae, which translates into the protein MAKARRRRVRDTWKEKKWYVIKSPKMFGENEIGTTPSRDPDFLLKRRVEATMRELTGDFSKQYVKLKFQIDNVAGSEATTRFIGHQVTTDYVRSMIRRGTSRIDAPVIVETKDGYKLKVHPLAITIRRAKSSQQKYMRQSIEEHLKEIASEKTFEELVEGIVTGKIASEIYHQAKKIYPLKRVEIIKSRVLEEPA
- the glmM gene encoding phosphoglucosamine mutase, encoding MKDKKPRLFGTSGIRGRFGEKVTLELAVDTGRALATHLGGEGEVVVGYDTRTSSQLLENAVTAGIIECGCDVTRLGMVPTPLVGYAASRLGADAGVMITASHNPAPYNGIKLWNPDGMAYSPSQERIIEAIIHSRDFKRKGWDELGSISSIDIRDEYVREVLETVEIKKPLKVVIDSGCGAASHLSPLIFRKAGCRVITLNSQPDGFFPGRDPEPVPENLSELMDAVRSTGADLGIAHDGDADRMVAIDDKGRFASFDKLLALMAREIGGKIITTVDASLCVDECLGDCGEVIRTRVGDVHVASAIAEEGARFGGEPSGTWLHPDFCMCPDGILSALRVAELVASRGPLSELLEEVPSYPNMRDKVPCPDGKKESVMERVAAGLSDQFRETSDVNTIDGVRISMDDGSWVLVRPSGTEPYIRITLEGKTEEKARYIHERTRSYLENLIG
- a CDS encoding 2,3-bisphosphoglycerate-independent phosphoglycerate mutase; this encodes MKGVIMIIDGMADRPLEKLSGRTPLEAASTPNMDRIAESGINGIMDPIKPGVRAGSDTSHLSILGYDPYRVYTGRGPFEAAGVGLDVKPGDIAFRCNFATADDDMIITDRRAGRIRSRTSSIARAINSMTIEGFEDVEIIFRESTGHRAVLVLRGPGLGDKVSDADPKVEGKPPKEIKALDGSPESQKTAEVLNRIVKESHEILRDHPVNIDRIERGEAPANIILPRGAGAVPHVEKFHERYGLNAACIAETGLIKGIGHLTGMDVIDVEGATGGIDTDLESIKNAISSTLAADYDFLLINIDGADEAGHDGDLEGKVRFIERVDSILGDLIDDDVYFILTADHSTPVSVMDHTGDPVPITISGPEVRVDDVTSFGERAAAGGGLCRIRGSDVMDILLDLMNKKEKFGA